The genome window ATTTCACTAATGAAGCAGAATAGTTGAAGCAGCAACCAATTATACTGATAAATATATCAGCAAATCCAGATTAATTGGTAATATATAGTTGCATTTGTAGATGAATGGATATATACTTGTCATGACAAGTAATTTACAGGAGTGAATGTTTTGGATTTTAAATTAGATGAATCAGTTGGATATTTGATTGCACTTTGCTCTTCGTTGTTAGAAAGAGAGTTACACCGACGCTTCCGTTCCTTCGATGTGACACCAGAACAATGGGCAGTTTTAAACAGATTATGGGAACAAGATGGATTGACACCAAAACAGCTAGCAGAGAAAACCTTTAAAGATCAATCGAATACGACAAGAATTTTATCTAAATTAGAGAAGAAAGATATAATTATCCGTAAATCTCATCCCAAAGA of Bacillus solimangrovi contains these proteins:
- a CDS encoding MarR family winged helix-turn-helix transcriptional regulator, encoding MDFKLDESVGYLIALCSSLLERELHRRFRSFDVTPEQWAVLNRLWEQDGLTPKQLAEKTFKDQSNTTRILSKLEKKDIIIRKSHPKDQRSHFIFLTEQGKSLKSDLVPIAVDVLEKALEGIPKENEEELKKLLKQIDQNLL